Genomic window (Zingiber officinale cultivar Zhangliang chromosome 2B, Zo_v1.1, whole genome shotgun sequence):
AGTCGAAaaatttctcttcttctacttAACAGGTCGGGCGTCAGGCAAAAGGTGTAACTTATGCTCGGCCACCTCGGGTTTGACTCTGGGTAGCTCCTCAGGAGACCAAGTGAAAACGTCCCTATTACGAATCAAACACTAGACCAAGTCACCCTTGACCTCCATGGGCAAATCGCTGGGTATGTGGGTGAGACTTTCAGGGTGCTCAGGGTACAGTTGAACCTCTTCCGAGGGGAGGGGCTCCTCCGCGATAGACAAAGACTCCTCTTGGATGATGTGGATCCTTCCGTCCTGAGTTCTTTGGGTTTTGCGAGCCTCTACCTTCACCATGTCTACATAGCATCTTCGGGAGATCAACTGCTCCCCTCttacttccccgacctggtcccctaccggaaacttgatcttttggtagaAAGTGGAGACAGCTGCTCGAAACTCATGTAACGCCGGTcttcccaagatgacgttgtaggaggatgGTGAATCCACGACTACGAAGATGCTCCTCCTTGTCCACACCAGAGGTTCAGTACCCAGAGATATCACTAGCTTGATTTGGCCCATGGGGTGTACTTCATTGCCGATGAAACCGTACAATGAGGTGGCCATAAGTTGAAGCTCGTTGGCATCAATCTGCATGCTCTCAAACGCACTTTTGAACATCATGTTGACAAAGCTCCTGATATCTACGAAAACTCTGGCCACGCGACTGTTAGCTATTACGACCTTAATTATGAGAGCATCATCATGGGGAAGCTCTAACCCCTCCAGATCTTGCGGCCCGAAACTAATTATAGGCCCTACCGCTTGCTCCCGACTATATCCCACAGCATGTATCTCTAGACGATGCTCATGAGACTTTCGTGCCCTGGTGGAATCCCCACTAGTGGGCCCTCTAGAAATCAAGCTAATCTCTCGGACGACCGTGTTGCCCCGATTTTCAACCTCCCTGACTTCCCCCCGCTCCTGGTTGTGACTGAGCTGCTGATTCCTTTGTCTGGCAAGATCAGGCTGAGGGCGGCTAGGTTGGCTTGCCCCGGCTGCGTCCTGTTGGCTGGCCAGTATCCTTTGTTGAGTCCTAGGTGCGATTTCGGGTGGAGGTAGACCTAGCTCAGCAGCACGCCGAGAATCTCGGACGAACTGAAAGTAGTCACTAGTGGCATGGGTGTGGGAGCGATGGTAAGTGTGGTAGCACGGTCCCCACGACCCAGATCTTAGGGCTTGAACAGCTGCTACACGCAAAGTCGATCGGGTATCCAGACTGGGGCCAAAGGGGGGTCGAGCGTCGTGAGTACGCGGAAGAAGTTGGCCTGGCGGCTATGGTGCCTTCTTTTCTAGTTTGTTGGTGGAAGTAGACACCTTGTCTGCTTTCCGTCGAGCAGTTTGAGCCTCCTTCACGTTGATGTAGCTGGCAGCCTTTCCCAACATCTCGTCGAAGTTCTTTACGGGATCTCGAATGAGGTTCCGGAAGAACTCTCCCTCTACCAGTCCATGAGAGAAAGCGCTCATCAATATTTCGGAGGTAGCTGATAGAACGTCCTGAGCCACTTGGTTGAAATGCTTGATATAACCTCGTAAGGGCTCAGCTGACCCTTGCTTGAGCGCGAAGAGACAGTGATCTGTGTTTTGGTACTTCCTGCTACTGGTGAAGTGGCGCAGGAAGACTGTCTTGAAATCATGGAAACAAGTGATGGACCCGTTCGACAACCTGTCAAACCATTTTTGTGCTGAGCCGAATAAAGTAttaaggaacactcggcacttgatAGCATCACTATACTGATGCAACAGGGCAACATTCGTAAACTTACAGAGATGATCTTCCGGGTTTTGACTACCATCATATTCACCGATAGCAGGAGACCTGTCATTTTTGTGCTGAGCCGAATAAAGTAttaaggaacactcggcacttgatAGCATCACTATACTGATGCAACAGGGCAGCGTTCCTAAACTTATAGAGATGATCTTCCGGGTTCTGACTACCATCATATTCACCGATAGCAGGAGACCTGTATCCCTTAGGTAACTTTTCACTGAGCACCTTTGTAGAGAAGGGCACTTGCTCCTCAAGATCCATTCTAAGCTTCTCCTTGAGAACTATAGCTTTACCCTTCTTAGAATCCCTGGGCAGGGAGCTTTCTGCCTTAGAAGCTTgtggttgctctttcttattataagtgCTTGGAACCTTGTGATGGTAATCGAGGCCCGGCTCTCGATAGAAGGCCGAGGGAAACTCCTCGGGCCCCTCTATCAGAAGTGTTGGTTGGCTCCATAGAAATTGCAGGCATCTTGTAAAGTCGAGAAACGGTGGTCTGCTTCTCAGAGGCTACCCGCCTCTTGGTTTTTTGTACAGTTCGTATTCTCCTGCCGTCATGGTTACGTTGATTCTACCGGTGTCCTCCATCCTTTCGCTCCATAACAGGCAaagaagttcccacagacgacgccaaattgatcctgtccggagtCTGAGTTAAACGAAGGTCGGATGAAGTGTCGCTGATATTGACGGGGAGGAGACTATGATGCTGCGGTCGCACGAGATTCAGAGACCGGACCCCCATGTGGCCCGGAAGAACTGCTGGGCTTGCAGAAGCGGTACCAGACCTCTGCACACACTCCGACAAGCACATGAAACGTttgagaccaagaaccagggaaaaagttcccagagcaggccctccgacgctcaagtcaggtattttttccccagaagaacagtgtacgaaggaagaagaaaagtagacaagggtgcgagtgagcgtacctgcacaaGGGAGAGAAtgcccctttttatatgacaatacGTACCTTCTAGAGACTGACCCCTGTCAGAGGATGTCGGGTGTTAGGACTTGTCGAGTGGTGGAGGACACGTGGCCTTCTCCTACAGATTGAAGGAAGGTTCTACTTGCAAATGATCCTAACTGCTAGAATATTCCCTAACATACAGCAGATATTCTCTGACAAGTGGTTACGATTCCCTAATCTATTGTCGCGTAGTGTCTTCTATCCTGCCCGGGTGCGATTGAAAACAGCCTTGGTTGGTCCATTGGGTGTTGATGAACAGACTGATCGGGCCCCTTCTACCGTCCTTTATGATCCTGATCCTACCGAGGGTGATAAGTTGCTCACGTGGGCCAGCTTGACAACCCCTGATCGGTAAAGTCAAGTTGGGTTTGGTCCTGACCGCGCTTCCTGTCGTAGCCCTGATTTCTCAACCGACGGACCCCTCCCTGGCTTCATATATCGGCTGGCCCTAGGTGGGTTCACTCCATATATCGACTGTCACATCTCCTTATCTTTTGACTatcacgcccccttgacttctggctgccacgcccccttgacttctgactgtcgcatcctcttgacttctgactgtcacgttctcttgacttctgactatcgTGTCCTCTTGACCTCTGACTGCTACgttctcttgacttctgactgtcacgctcCCTTAACCAGATCCTACTACTATGCACTGTATCAGTGTTGTAAACATGAAGTTAATTGAATGGTTTGCTATGGAAAAGAAAGAGTGGCCAATGCGTACTAAATTTTCAGACTATGCACAGCAAAGGTGTTTTCGGAGCAGGTTGTGTGGAGGGATGGATTGCTGCCTAAGCATCGATTTACTTGGTGGATGTTGGCCCATGGACGATTGAGGATAGCGGACACGATGACTTATGAGTCGTACAAGATATGTTCCCTATGCAAAAAAACAAGATGAGTTGTAAGGCACATCTACTTTCGTTACGTTGCTCCATCATAAGAGCATCCGCAACGCTAATTTATTATAAcatccaccatctcatcaaaaaatATAGGACTCACTGCCATATAATCATTATAACAAGATATCTCTTTCTGGAATCTTGTGGGGCCGGGGCCAGGGGCCGCTAGGGTGGCAGTTCCACCTTTTTGCCATTATAACAAGATATCTCTTTCACTCGTAtcccttttaacattaacactcattatttatgagCCTCACCATCCACTTATTCATCcttttattgattttttaaataatattaaaaagtttataatttaaaaaagaaaaagaaaatattaaaaattaagagagagtgtgtttaaatttttgaacattctctctcctctctcttgtgAGTAGACATTATAATGACTACtcacaatgaaaaaaaaatgttaaacggatattataatatttatttaataccCCATTAAGGATGCTCTAAGGGGATTGTTGGATCAGGTGAGGCGTTAGTTGGAATTTTGACATCAAATATATTTTGTGCAGCAGCTATTCAGAGCCCTCCAAAAGTGGTATCGAGGTAATGGTTGGCTAACAAAGGCACACTATTTGGCAGTCTTTTGTATGGTTTACCTCTTGTGGTAAGCACAGAATAAGAGCAGGTTTGTAGGGGTGGTACCGTGCGTAGAGGAGTTGTTCCGTAAAGTGCAGATCTTTATTTTTTTGATTCGTAGACGTCTAGAGTTTGCATTTGTTACGATGTGTTGATGTTATGTAACGAATGATGTGCCCTTGCGTGGTTGTGCTAGCCCGCAAAGGTTATCATGTTTATGTGGTTGTGTGGGTCATGCCTCCTTGTGTGGACTGTTTTGCCCGTAAGGTTTAGAGATACTTTTCGTTTTGGTTTGTAGATGTTGAGACTTGAGAGTCTATATTGATTTGATCATTGAGATCTTTATCTATATTGatcttttgagaaaaaaaaaatacggaTTAATACATTTCTACGCACAAAATCTAAATCCGATTAATTAAGTCTATGATTAAACATCAATTAAATCACGTACTTTATTGAACTTATCCATAATGACAATACTCGTGTTATAACTTTAACATGTATGGATCGGAGAATCAAATCCCAACAATTTATACATTGCCTGATCGAGAAGATGATTAAGAGTGTGTATCGTTGTCCATTGCGCTGCCCTCCTCCATCGTCTTCCCCGCTGACGCAGCCTCCGTCGCTTTGGCAGTGTCGTAGGTAGCGTGCAGGCCCACGAAGAAGTAGTATAGCAGCAGCAATACCGTCCATATGCCGAACCGCATGAACGACTTCCTGTCGATCGAGCCCAACAAGAATATATTGATGGCGATGGACGCCGACGGCAGCCAGGGTACCAGCGGCACCCCCCACAACCTCGGCTGCCTCGCCTGCGGCACCCACCACCACAGTCCCGCCGTGGCCAGCAGCCACGCCGGAACCGTCACCACGTACGCCACCCACCCCTTGTCGGTCGCCGCCCAGTAGACCGCCGTCGCGACGGAGGAGGCCAGGATGAGCAGGAGGAAGCCGACCAATTTGGCCCGGTCTGCGCTCGACGTCTGGCCGCTGACGTAGTAGCGGCGCACGAGGAGGGCAAGGGCCACGAGCATGAAGATGAAGAGCGTGGAGATGGAGAGGAGGTTGGCGAGGATGCCGAGGTCGGTGAAGAAGGCGATTACGGCGGTGGCGACGAGCATGACGACGGTGGCGTTGATGGGGGTGCCGGTGCGGGGATCGACGTGGGCGAACCAAGGCGGCATCATGTGTGTCCGGGCCATGTGGGTCAAGTAGCGGGCCTGGCCGACGGCGGAGACGAGGAGCACGGTGGTCATGCCCTTGAGCGCCCCGAAGGCGACGATGTACTTGGCCCAGTTCATGCCCACGTTCTGGAAGGCCACCGAAAAGGGGGCGTGGGGATCGATGTTGCCGTACGGCTGCATCAGACAGAGCGTGATGGCCATCGCGCAGTAGGCGAGCGTGGTGATGGACATGGAGCACACGAGGCCGATGGGGATGTCGCGCGCTGGGTTCTTGGTCTCCTCCGCCATGGTGGACACCGCGTCGAAGCCGACGTAGGCGAAGAAGAGCACGGCGGAGGCGTGGAAGATGCCGCGGGCCCCGAAGTGGAAGAAGTCGTCGAGGTTGGAGGATTTGGCCTTGGTGAGGCCGGCGACGATGACGAAGAGGATGACGACCACATGGAGGATGGAGGCGATGTAATTGAAGCGGGAAGTGCCCTTGGTGCTCACCGCCGCCACCAGGCAGACGATGGCGATGACGACGACGGCGATTGGGTCGAGGTGGCTGTAGTCGGAGGCTAGGGCGGTGGCGTGGATGAGGAAGTCGTTGGGCTGGTGGTTGAGCAGAGTGGCGAAGTAGGACGTCCAGGAGCGGGCCACGGCCGCCCCGCCGATCACGTACTCCAGTAGGATGTTGCCGGCGGCGACGAACGCCACGAAGTCCCCCAACTCCACCCTCAGATACGAAAACGACCCACCTGCGCACCACCATCAATGGCATTAATCACAACCCGTCAATAATCCTGCAAGCACGTTACCGATCACCATCAATgatctaacaaaagtaaacaaATCGAAGCAGGAGGGATTTCAAGTGTTGAAATTGTGGACTGCGTGTGCAAGACAACTTGCAATTCATTGattatctttcttcttcttctgttttttttttcgagGGGAAGATCGGCGGGGCGGCTCTCAAGGACAAGAAAATTGAAGAAAGAATGATGTTTGATATCGTCGGAGTTTCGATCGAATTGAGAAATACCGGCAACGGGGATCTCGACGGCGAACTCTGTGTAGCAGAAGACCGAGAGCATGGCGGAGATGCCTGACACGACGTAAGAGAGGACGACGGCGGGGCCGACGACGCTGTTGGCCTCCTGGCCGGTGAGGACGAAGATGCCGGAGCCGATGACGGCGCCGATGCCGAACCACATGAGGTCCCACCAGTTGAGGTTCTTCTTCATCTCGTGGCCGCTGCGCTCGCGCACCTCGTGCAGCTCCGCGTGCTCCTGCGACCGGGAGAACAGCCGGTCCCGGAGGCGCGGCCCCGTCTGTCTGAGCGACCGCATGTAGCTCTCCCAGCTCTGGAACGTCTCCTCCGGGAAGAAGTCATCCTTCGTGCAGGAGCACCCTCGGCGACGCTTCACCGCCACCACCACTCCGCCGGCAGCATCACTCTCGCCTTCCCCTGTTCCCATGCTGCTTCCTCTTCTCCTCGCCGATCTGAAGAATCGAATTGAAAAGAGATTAAATAACAAAGAGATCGATAAAAGATTGAAATTTTGGCATCTACCGACCGACGGCGGATTCGGAATCTCCGCTCCAGACAGAAGCGCAAGGGACAAGAATCGGAAGCCGGCCTGGAAATCCTTCCTCTTGTTTAATGGCTGTATAAAGCCAATGAGATAGTTGTGAAATTTGAATATTCcaacttttattttcattttatttatttatttattgtgtaAGATTGAATAATTAATGATGTCGACTTTTTTTGAATCTTTGTTAGTTATACAACCCAAAGAGACAAATTATGCTCTGCTTATTCCAACGCGACGATGGAAAGAAAGAATAAATTACACCAAACTATATTTTTCTGTTTATCtacttagaaaaaaataatagaagaatcaTCTAAATTGAGTGGAATTAATTTTCTGTCCTCTCAAATTAACTCTGACTAGTAAAAAGATGAATTTTGATCCAACTGATTTCATAGTGAAATTGGTAGTCTTAAAATTGTTGTGAAGCCGTGGACGTGTGATCGTGGCGAGGCTACAAGGAAGCCATGAGTCTACGGCATTGACGAGTTCATTTAGATGTGACCGCGAGATTCTttgttccttttttattttattttataattttttttaattattggtTCATTTTCTTCATTTGTCTCCCAGTCAAAGTAAATAGGGTATCAATTGAGAGTCTGCCAGACGCTGCGACTCACATTTCAATAGCGTGCTAGTTTGTATAAGGATGCAAAATGTGATAATTAATATTTCAGCACCTATATTTTAAGTTTAAGGATAAATCTTGACTTGGGTGAATACTAAACCATTAGATTAGTTGGAGTCAATGATCCGATCAATTGTAAGATGT
Coding sequences:
- the LOC122047463 gene encoding cationic amino acid transporter 1-like, whose amino-acid sequence is MGTGEGESDAAGGVVVAVKRRRGCSCTKDDFFPEETFQSWESYMRSLRQTGPRLRDRLFSRSQEHAELHEVRERSGHEMKKNLNWWDLMWFGIGAVIGSGIFVLTGQEANSVVGPAVVLSYVVSGISAMLSVFCYTEFAVEIPVAGGSFSYLRVELGDFVAFVAAGNILLEYVIGGAAVARSWTSYFATLLNHQPNDFLIHATALASDYSHLDPIAVVVIAIVCLVAAVSTKGTSRFNYIASILHVVVILFVIVAGLTKAKSSNLDDFFHFGARGIFHASAVLFFAYVGFDAVSTMAEETKNPARDIPIGLVCSMSITTLAYCAMAITLCLMQPYGNIDPHAPFSVAFQNVGMNWAKYIVAFGALKGMTTVLLVSAVGQARYLTHMARTHMMPPWFAHVDPRTGTPINATVVMLVATAVIAFFTDLGILANLLSISTLFIFMLVALALLVRRYYVSGQTSSADRAKLVGFLLLILASSVATAVYWAATDKGWVAYVVTVPAWLLATAGLWWWVPQARQPRLWGVPLVPWLPSASIAINIFLLGSIDRKSFMRFGIWTVLLLLYYFFVGLHATYDTAKATEAASAGKTMEEGSAMDNDTHS